From a single Ignavibacteria bacterium genomic region:
- a CDS encoding T9SS type A sorting domain-containing protein codes for MGTPTVNSKLESNDQFLIIRSHPFTSEDVFRFTVGKLSRVESGNIPSTYEMSQNYPNPFNPVTTISYSLPEVSKVELKVYDILGREVMTLVNKEQNAGRYNVQFNAGRLSSGIYIYRILAKNFTRTNKMVLLK; via the coding sequence ATGGGTACTCCTACAGTAAACAGCAAATTAGAGTCAAACGACCAGTTCCTGATCATTAGAAGTCATCCGTTTACTTCTGAAGATGTATTCAGGTTTACGGTAGGAAAACTTTCCAGAGTTGAATCTGGGAATATTCCATCAACATACGAAATGTCTCAGAACTACCCGAACCCGTTTAATCCTGTAACAACAATAAGCTACAGTTTGCCTGAGGTCTCAAAGGTGGAACTGAAAGTCTATGACATACTGGGCCGCGAGGTAATGACGCTTGTTAACAAAGAGCAGAATGCGGGCAGGTACAACGTTCAGTTTAATGCCGGAAGACTCAGCTCCGGAATTTACATCTACAGAATCTTGGCAAAGAACTTCACAAGGACCAATAAAATGGTTCTGCTGAAGTAA
- a CDS encoding DEAD/DEAH box helicase produces the protein MSFENLNLIEPILKALKTEGYTAPTPIQQKAIPVILDRRDLLGCAQTGTGKTAAFAIPVLQILYSEKQPEKKDKTIKALILTPTRELAIQIGESFNAYGRHTGLRHRVIFGGVPQKAQTDALRSGVDILVATPGRLLDLMQQGFISLQNVKMFVLDEADRMLDMGFINDVKKVIAKLPSKKQTMLFSATMPQDIQKLSSTILVNPSHVAVTPVSSTVDMIKQSVYFVDKSNKKSLLIHLLKDTKIASALVFTRTKHGANKVAQDLAKAGIIAEAIHGNKSQSARQKALSNFKAKRTRVLVATDIAARGIDVEDLSHVINYEMSNVAETYVHRIGRTGRAGAAGTALSFCDAEEKLYLKDVCKLINKTIPVVEDHPFPMKNQEPVSTPRENMGQNTQGSERKRSFSSKDRNRRWKRKLNH, from the coding sequence ATGTCGTTCGAAAACTTAAATCTTATTGAACCTATTCTGAAAGCGCTTAAAACTGAGGGCTATACCGCCCCTACCCCCATACAGCAGAAGGCTATTCCTGTTATCTTGGACAGGCGCGACCTGCTTGGCTGCGCACAGACGGGAACGGGGAAAACAGCCGCTTTTGCCATCCCTGTTTTACAGATACTTTATTCTGAAAAGCAGCCGGAGAAAAAAGATAAGACCATAAAGGCACTCATATTGACCCCTACACGCGAACTTGCCATTCAGATAGGCGAGAGCTTTAACGCATACGGAAGACACACCGGCCTGCGCCACAGGGTTATCTTTGGAGGGGTTCCGCAGAAGGCCCAGACAGATGCCCTGCGAAGCGGCGTGGATATTCTTGTTGCAACCCCCGGAAGGCTGCTTGACCTTATGCAACAGGGCTTTATCAGCCTTCAGAATGTTAAAATGTTTGTCCTCGATGAGGCAGACCGCATGCTTGACATGGGTTTTATAAATGACGTCAAAAAAGTAATTGCAAAGCTTCCATCTAAAAAACAAACGATGCTTTTTTCTGCAACTATGCCGCAGGATATCCAAAAGCTCTCTTCTACAATACTGGTAAATCCTTCACACGTTGCAGTTACCCCTGTCTCTTCAACCGTGGATATGATTAAACAGTCGGTATACTTTGTGGATAAATCCAATAAGAAGTCTCTTCTGATTCACCTGCTGAAAGATACAAAAATAGCTTCTGCACTCGTTTTTACGCGTACCAAGCACGGCGCAAATAAAGTTGCCCAGGACCTTGCAAAAGCAGGTATCATTGCCGAAGCCATTCACGGCAATAAATCGCAGAGCGCACGCCAGAAGGCTTTAAGTAATTTCAAAGCCAAAAGAACCAGAGTACTGGTTGCAACCGATATTGCCGCAAGAGGAATTGATGTTGAAGACCTGTCGCACGTAATAAATTATGAAATGTCAAATGTTGCCGAGACTTATGTCCACCGCATCGGGCGTACAGGAAGAGCCGGGGCTGCAGGAACAGCGCTTTCTTTCTGCGATGCTGAAGAGAAATTGTACCTGAAGGATGTATGCAAACTTATTAATAAAACTATACCTGTAGTTGAAGACCATCCGTTCCCCATGAAAAATCAGGAACCTGTAAGTACCCCCCGCGAAAATATGGGTCAGAATACCCAGGGCTCGGAAAGAAAAAGAAGTTTTTCTTCCAAAGACAGGAACCGGAGATGGAAAAGAAAGTTAAATCACTAA